In Spirosoma aureum, a single genomic region encodes these proteins:
- a CDS encoding carbonic anhydrase family protein: protein MKQLSGLLIALIAFSVSVQSCKNKDVDKVDTTLITITNPPVEKVLTADEQAALTPDVVINSLKDGNRRFVANEITARNHSALVRSASAGQFPKAVILSCLDSRIPVEDVFDKGIGDLFVGRVAGNFVNGDLLGSMEFGCKVSGAKLILVLGHESCGAIKAAIDDVQLGNITAMLANIKPAVVRSQDFTGDKTSKNDAFVELVAKNNILNTIESIKSRSPILKEMSEQGKIKIVGAYYDLHTGEVIFL, encoded by the coding sequence ATGAAACAACTATCTGGTCTACTCATTGCACTTATAGCCTTTTCTGTCTCGGTTCAATCGTGTAAAAACAAAGACGTGGATAAGGTAGATACGACATTAATTACGATCACCAACCCGCCCGTCGAAAAAGTGCTGACCGCCGATGAGCAGGCGGCTTTAACACCGGATGTGGTTATAAATAGCCTGAAAGATGGCAACAGACGTTTTGTTGCGAATGAAATTACGGCAAGAAATCATTCCGCTTTGGTGCGAAGTGCATCGGCGGGACAGTTTCCCAAAGCAGTGATTCTATCCTGTCTAGACAGTCGTATTCCTGTCGAGGATGTATTCGACAAAGGCATAGGCGATCTCTTCGTTGGACGAGTGGCCGGCAATTTTGTAAACGGCGATTTATTGGGCAGTATGGAGTTTGGCTGCAAAGTGTCGGGTGCTAAACTGATTTTAGTGTTAGGTCATGAATCTTGTGGGGCTATCAAGGCTGCTATTGATGATGTGCAATTAGGCAATATAACAGCTATGCTGGCTAATATTAAGCCTGCTGTTGTTCGATCACAGGATTTCACAGGAGATAAGACGTCCAAGAATGATGCCTTTGTGGAGTTAGTTGCCAAAAACAATATCCTGAATACGATTGAATCGATTAAATCGAGGAGTCCCATCTTAAAAGAGATGAGTGAGCAGGGGAAAATAAAAATCGTAGGTGCTTACTACGACCTGCATACAGGAGAGGTGATTTTTCTATAG
- a CDS encoding anti-sigma regulatory factor: MWMSLSRDKMTITREQDMVPFRNRVKEAAVKIGMGLVNQTKLITAASELFRNMIRYAGKGEVLIEVISKGRESGIRLTFSDQGPGIADIALAMQDGYSTGKSLGLGLPGTKRLVNEFTLQSTLGQGTTITIVKWKNG; this comes from the coding sequence ATGTGGATGAGCTTGAGTAGGGACAAGATGACCATTACTCGGGAGCAGGACATGGTTCCCTTTCGAAATCGGGTCAAAGAAGCGGCTGTCAAGATTGGCATGGGCCTGGTTAATCAAACCAAACTCATCACGGCCGCCAGTGAACTGTTTCGGAATATGATTCGCTACGCGGGTAAAGGTGAGGTGCTGATTGAAGTGATTAGTAAGGGGCGCGAAAGCGGTATCCGGCTCACCTTTTCCGATCAGGGACCGGGTATCGCTGACATAGCCTTAGCCATGCAGGACGGTTACTCTACGGGTAAAAGCCTAGGACTGGGTTTACCCGGCACCAAACGCCTGGTGAATGAATTTACTCTTCAAAGTACGCTTGGTCAGGGCACAACAATCACTATTGTCAAATGGAAGAATGGATAA
- a CDS encoding STAS domain-containing protein, with product MDKIPILRMGSFLLVTIQVDLYDRLALNLENDLVQMVYQTGARGVLIDISAVSIVDSFMGRILGNIASMTRVLDAETVVVGMQPAVAITLIELGLSLKGVHTALDVERGMALLQTQYGLHTQSADDDVDELE from the coding sequence ATGGATAAAATCCCCATCCTTCGAATGGGATCGTTTTTACTGGTCACCATTCAAGTCGATCTCTATGACCGATTGGCCTTAAATCTGGAAAATGATCTGGTCCAGATGGTCTACCAAACCGGAGCCCGTGGTGTACTCATCGATATTTCAGCGGTTTCTATCGTCGATTCATTTATGGGCCGCATTTTGGGCAACATTGCCAGCATGACCCGGGTGCTGGACGCCGAAACCGTCGTAGTCGGTATGCAGCCAGCTGTAGCTATTACGCTGATTGAACTAGGCTTATCCCTAAAGGGAGTCCACACCGCTCTGGATGTTGAACGCGGAATGGCCTTGCTACAAACACAGTATGGCCTGCACACTCAATCAGCCGACGACGATGTGGATGAGCTTGAGTAG
- a CDS encoding sensor histidine kinase, translated as MEELIRVALENDMDLIVAHKRSMRLAELAGLSLAAQTTFATAVSEVARYAMEQGTKPVLILSVLASPKHHSLVAAVEDDQLVVANPLNQGLLYAQRLVEKLEITNAGSGSRITVYYSLPTSRKLNPTRFTDWRFQFTADQPVSAYEEIKHKNEQLKELALRLQDSEQHYKRVTDSLPLMIFTANQLGQLLYANAWVNEFTGATLQLLNQTKWSTVIHPDEQAGFWQHWTQQAVKGLPFTYECRLRQAGADMYQWHLFTAQPIKSDPGKIAAWTGFVVNIDAQKIVGQTLQANQELIQAKANLERYQKELEITVSELNRSNAELTQFAYIASHDLQEPLRKIQTFSDLLVLQYGKNLGAAGTELLSRMQASAGRMQALVKDLLAFSRLTTQTPFKHLNLDKLVAAVISDLEAITQQKQATIKVDLLGDIQGNEIQLRQLFQNLVSNALKYSRPNHPPVIQITATAIAVNDLPVTLVPIAPPYYISIAIEDNGIGFDQKYEDRIFRLFQRLHGRGQYEGTGMGLAICKKVVDNHQGFLQVRSEPGKGSVFTVYLPNFTK; from the coding sequence ATGGAGGAACTCATTCGCGTTGCCCTGGAGAACGACATGGACCTGATTGTGGCTCATAAGCGGAGTATGCGACTGGCTGAATTAGCAGGTCTGTCTCTGGCGGCTCAGACCACTTTTGCCACGGCCGTCTCGGAAGTGGCTCGGTACGCGATGGAGCAGGGAACAAAGCCGGTACTAATCCTGAGCGTGCTGGCTTCGCCCAAACACCACTCGTTAGTAGCAGCCGTCGAAGATGACCAGTTAGTCGTCGCTAACCCGCTAAACCAGGGCTTGCTTTACGCCCAGCGGCTAGTGGAAAAACTGGAAATCACCAATGCTGGTAGTGGCAGCCGAATCACGGTCTATTATAGCCTACCAACCTCCCGTAAACTAAACCCTACCCGGTTTACGGACTGGCGGTTCCAATTTACTGCCGATCAGCCGGTATCGGCCTATGAGGAGATCAAGCATAAAAATGAGCAGTTAAAAGAATTGGCGCTCCGCTTGCAGGACAGTGAGCAGCACTATAAGCGGGTAACTGACTCACTCCCATTGATGATCTTCACGGCTAATCAATTGGGTCAGTTGCTCTACGCCAATGCCTGGGTCAATGAATTTACGGGCGCTACCCTACAACTGCTCAACCAAACCAAATGGAGTACAGTTATCCATCCCGATGAGCAGGCTGGATTTTGGCAGCATTGGACCCAGCAGGCAGTCAAGGGACTACCCTTTACCTACGAATGCCGGCTACGACAGGCTGGAGCTGATATGTATCAGTGGCACCTGTTCACGGCCCAACCGATTAAAAGCGATCCAGGCAAGATAGCTGCCTGGACAGGTTTTGTGGTCAATATTGATGCACAAAAAATTGTCGGACAAACCTTGCAGGCTAACCAGGAATTAATCCAGGCCAAAGCCAATCTGGAGAGATACCAGAAGGAACTGGAAATAACCGTTAGTGAGCTCAATCGCAGTAATGCCGAACTGACCCAGTTCGCCTATATAGCCTCGCATGACTTACAGGAACCCCTGCGCAAGATTCAGACTTTCAGCGATTTACTGGTTCTTCAATATGGCAAAAATCTGGGGGCTGCGGGTACGGAACTCCTGAGCCGCATGCAGGCTTCTGCCGGCCGGATGCAAGCCCTGGTCAAAGACCTGCTAGCCTTTTCCCGACTAACCACTCAAACACCGTTTAAACACCTGAATCTTGACAAGCTGGTAGCTGCAGTGATCAGTGACTTAGAAGCCATCACTCAGCAGAAGCAGGCGACGATCAAGGTTGATTTACTGGGGGATATTCAGGGCAATGAGATCCAATTACGTCAGCTTTTTCAAAACCTAGTATCAAATGCGTTAAAATATTCTCGTCCTAATCATCCCCCAGTTATCCAAATTACAGCCACTGCGATAGCTGTGAATGACCTTCCGGTTACGCTGGTACCCATTGCACCCCCTTATTATATATCGATAGCTATTGAGGATAACGGCATTGGTTTTGATCAAAAATATGAGGATCGAATATTTCGGTTGTTTCAGCGCTTACATGGTCGAGGACAATATGAAGGCACCGGCATGGGGCTGGCCATCTGCAAAAAAGTGGTAGACAATCACCAGGGCTTTCTCCAGGTGCGCAGTGAGCCGGGAAAAGGATCAGTCTTTACGGTTTACCTGCCCAACTTCACCAAATAA
- a CDS encoding ATP-binding SpoIIE family protein phosphatase, translated as MDNTPHVRFQARDRSYLALIKKGVSRMAGEIGFHTQRLHEIDLIVAEMVSNLIKHAGGGDLLVRPFRTSANAGLELISIDSGPGMADPARMMQDGVSTTGTLGNGLGAIHRLADQAQLYSLRGWGTILLARIFTHPQIAAAPGFEFRSLLVPMPGEEVCGDGFYVKRTTDHLKLFLGDGLGHGPEAHRAVQEAIKAFRLCADHRPVDIIRHMHRAVNKTRGLVGSVVVYDVTSRQWNWCGVGNIASRILHLSVTKNLMPYNGIIGLNLPATMHDHVLPLERGQLLVMCSDGLQSRWDHAKYPLIHRYDLAILAAALYKDYARQTDDTSVFIGRFVN; from the coding sequence ATGGATAACACGCCCCACGTACGATTTCAGGCTCGGGATCGGAGTTACCTTGCCCTGATCAAAAAAGGAGTCAGTCGCATGGCTGGTGAGATCGGTTTTCACACCCAACGATTGCATGAAATTGACCTGATTGTCGCCGAGATGGTGTCCAATCTAATTAAACATGCCGGGGGAGGTGATCTACTGGTTCGCCCCTTCCGCACGTCCGCAAATGCGGGTCTTGAACTAATTAGCATCGACAGCGGACCCGGTATGGCCGATCCGGCCAGGATGATGCAGGACGGGGTGTCCACCACAGGTACTCTAGGCAATGGGTTGGGGGCGATTCATCGGTTAGCTGATCAAGCCCAGCTCTATTCCCTGAGAGGCTGGGGCACCATTCTGTTGGCGCGCATTTTTACACACCCTCAAATAGCCGCGGCACCTGGTTTTGAGTTTCGCTCGCTGCTAGTACCCATGCCAGGCGAAGAGGTCTGTGGCGATGGCTTTTACGTCAAAAGAACGACTGATCACCTTAAACTTTTTCTGGGAGATGGGCTAGGCCACGGTCCAGAGGCTCACCGAGCTGTGCAGGAGGCTATCAAGGCCTTTCGGCTTTGCGCTGATCATCGCCCAGTTGATATTATTCGGCATATGCACCGGGCGGTCAACAAAACCCGGGGATTGGTGGGATCCGTTGTTGTTTATGATGTCACCAGCCGCCAGTGGAACTGGTGTGGGGTGGGGAATATAGCGTCTCGAATTCTTCATTTGTCGGTTACCAAGAATCTAATGCCTTATAATGGGATTATTGGGTTAAACTTACCGGCCACCATGCATGATCATGTCTTACCGCTTGAACGGGGCCAACTGCTCGTGATGTGTTCCGATGGACTGCAATCCCGCTGGGATCATGCTAAATATCCGCTGATTCACCGGTATGACCTCGCTATTCTAGCCGCTGCGTTATACAAGGATTATGCCCGCCAAACCGATGACACATCGGTCTTTATTGGTCGTTTCGTTAACTAA